One window of the Natrinema sp. CBA1119 genome contains the following:
- a CDS encoding chemotaxis protein CheW, translated as MAPDLSEKLLGIDIDDADRTRDSDGGDDEQEELRQFVFVGVGEHRLALPVDAVRTITEPPAELTRVPRAPPAIEGLMDLRGEITAVIDPRVHFPVSESRSGRERLLVLDRSSDRQSAAIRVDEVIGVETVPESDVIDADTVDASELSGEALDHPLVLALVTQERKPEPEPRVGHVTTDGSTDSGVETPEAGATVGGGDSAALSSARRTSGVGEPIGEAFEIESDEDTGDDIDEGKRDDSTQEIIVEATALVDIDRLLLASGNR; from the coding sequence ATGGCCCCGGACCTCTCCGAGAAGCTCCTCGGAATCGATATCGACGATGCCGATCGCACCCGCGATTCGGACGGCGGGGACGACGAGCAGGAAGAACTCCGCCAGTTCGTCTTCGTCGGCGTCGGTGAACACCGACTCGCGCTGCCGGTCGACGCGGTCAGAACGATCACCGAACCACCGGCGGAGCTGACCCGCGTCCCACGCGCGCCACCCGCGATCGAGGGGCTGATGGACCTCAGGGGCGAGATCACGGCCGTCATCGATCCGCGGGTTCACTTCCCGGTTTCCGAATCCCGCTCGGGCCGCGAACGACTGCTCGTGCTCGATCGCTCGAGCGACCGACAGTCGGCCGCGATCCGCGTCGACGAGGTGATCGGCGTCGAGACCGTCCCCGAGAGCGACGTGATCGACGCGGACACCGTCGATGCCAGTGAGCTGTCGGGCGAGGCCCTCGACCATCCCCTGGTCCTCGCACTCGTGACGCAGGAACGAAAACCGGAACCGGAGCCGCGCGTCGGACACGTGACCACGGACGGATCGACCGACAGCGGTGTCGAGACACCTGAGGCCGGAGCAACAGTCGGTGGCGGCGATTCTGCGGCGCTGTCGTCGGCTCGTCGCACGAGCGGCGTCGGCGAACCGATCGGGGAGGCGTTCGAGATCGAATCGGACGAGGACACCGGCGACGACATCGATGAGGGCAAGAGGGACGATTCGACACAGGAGATCATCGTCGAAGCGACCGCACTCGTCGATATCGACCGACTGCTGTTGGCGTCGGGAAACCGGTAA
- a CDS encoding chemotaxis protein CheW has translation MVSASNDETGTDDERVTVLTFDLEERRYCVRAESVASVLGVADDASLADATDPWNAGTITVAGERVRVVDLPRVFGSTFQTATRVDDPKLLVFAVTDETDRYYSWLVDHVDATRTVRTAALEPPHANTTHVKGRLEMDGSDVIWLDERTIHG, from the coding sequence ATGGTATCGGCTTCGAATGACGAAACCGGCACCGACGACGAACGCGTGACCGTCCTCACGTTCGACCTCGAGGAGCGGCGATACTGCGTCAGGGCCGAGTCCGTGGCCTCCGTGCTGGGCGTCGCTGACGATGCGTCCCTCGCCGACGCCACCGATCCGTGGAACGCGGGGACGATCACCGTCGCCGGTGAACGGGTCAGAGTGGTCGACCTCCCTCGAGTGTTCGGATCGACGTTTCAAACGGCGACCCGGGTCGACGATCCGAAACTGCTCGTCTTCGCCGTCACCGACGAGACGGACCGCTACTATAGCTGGCTCGTCGACCACGTCGATGCGACCAGAACCGTCCGAACAGCCGCGCTCGAGCCACCACACGCGAACACGACCCACGTCAAAGGCCGACTCGAGATGGACGGCTCGGACGTCATCTGGCTCGACGAACGAACGATACACGGCTGA
- a CDS encoding DUF5803 family protein, translating into MNRRLVFATIAAALLILGAGCSAFSGGISDEQLDQEQNYSDIRDTDADVTIALEDGNLLGGGEFRAVYDLDGTDELELYQSTLFSDEPLNIHSVRYWHPNGTELTGSELEIEQGGSMTTVQVPDGDGTLAFSGEAGRKTFQQPAYVGGSYEVLVPEGHRTSNFLFGDVSPNGYERTVADDRERLYWEEIDEDSTISLRYYLARDIPLFLGLIGAVVLIGGIGIGYYYRQVKRLREEREEFGVDVDDDSDGGPPGLL; encoded by the coding sequence ATGAACCGACGGCTCGTTTTCGCGACGATTGCGGCCGCGTTGTTGATACTGGGAGCGGGCTGTTCGGCGTTCTCCGGTGGGATCTCGGACGAGCAACTCGATCAGGAACAGAACTACAGCGACATCCGTGACACCGACGCCGACGTCACCATCGCGCTCGAGGACGGCAACCTGCTCGGCGGCGGCGAGTTCCGGGCCGTCTACGACCTCGACGGGACCGACGAACTGGAGCTGTACCAGTCGACCCTCTTTAGCGACGAACCGCTGAACATCCACAGCGTCCGCTACTGGCATCCCAACGGCACCGAACTCACGGGCTCGGAACTCGAGATCGAACAGGGCGGATCGATGACCACCGTCCAGGTTCCTGACGGGGACGGCACGCTCGCGTTCTCCGGCGAGGCCGGGCGCAAGACGTTCCAACAGCCGGCATACGTCGGGGGCTCCTACGAGGTGCTGGTTCCCGAGGGGCATCGGACCTCGAACTTCCTGTTCGGCGACGTTTCACCGAACGGGTACGAGCGCACGGTCGCCGACGATCGGGAGCGACTCTACTGGGAGGAGATCGACGAGGACAGTACGATCTCGCTTCGATACTACCTCGCGCGTGACATCCCGCTGTTCCTCGGTCTCATCGGGGCTGTCGTCCTCATCGGCGGCATCGGGATCGGCTACTACTACCGACAGGTCAAGCGACTCCGGGAGGAACGAGAGGAGTTCGGCGTCGACGTCGACGACGATTCCGACGGCGGACCGCCGGGACTCCTGTAG
- a CDS encoding DUF2110 family protein — protein sequence MVVLATKLYVEGDARERSLDSLRSLVDNEIGELDVEFEIGIRHDDFPSVTIEGDDATVARNVLREEFGEIVPDLEAGETYVGTLESWDDDGFVLDAGQGDGVRIPTDELGLGPGSATQIRERYGLVQHLPLQFVYGGDADSDDDADVTPSRLADAEQDRLYEWTRGDGRLNVNSATRAEVRATLNRAGHAQDYVTVERLGLLEQSVICTENTDPPGLLASVGEYLPAELRCVVP from the coding sequence ATGGTCGTACTCGCAACCAAGCTGTACGTCGAGGGCGACGCCCGCGAGCGCTCGCTGGATTCGCTGCGGTCGCTGGTCGATAACGAAATCGGAGAACTCGACGTCGAGTTCGAAATCGGGATCCGTCACGACGACTTCCCGTCGGTGACAATCGAGGGTGACGACGCCACTGTCGCGAGAAACGTCCTCCGCGAAGAGTTCGGCGAGATCGTCCCCGATCTCGAGGCCGGCGAAACGTACGTCGGCACGCTCGAGTCCTGGGACGACGACGGATTCGTCCTCGACGCGGGACAGGGCGACGGCGTTCGAATCCCGACCGACGAACTCGGGCTCGGCCCGGGGTCGGCGACGCAAATCCGCGAGCGGTACGGACTCGTTCAGCACCTGCCGTTGCAGTTCGTGTACGGCGGCGATGCGGATAGCGACGATGACGCCGACGTCACTCCGTCCCGGCTCGCCGATGCCGAACAGGATCGGCTCTACGAGTGGACCCGCGGTGACGGCCGGCTCAACGTCAACAGCGCGACGCGAGCCGAGGTTCGGGCCACGCTCAACCGCGCTGGCCACGCGCAAGACTACGTCACCGTCGAACGACTCGGGCTGCTCGAGCAGAGCGTCATCTGTACCGAAAACACCGACCCGCCGGGACTCCTCGCGAGCGTCGGCGAGTACCTTCCGGCCGAACTCCGCTGTGTCGTTCCCTAG
- a CDS encoding transcription factor: MAFEDLLEDPVIQKYLHELVGPKGMPVAAAPPDGEVTDEELAEELDLELNDVRRALFILYENDLATYRRLRDEDSGWLTYLWTFEYDNIPENLEEEMYRLHEALDDRREYERNHEFYLCEICSIRFEFGEAMDFGFECPECGSPLESMDNDRLVNAMDDRLASLEDELNLDA, encoded by the coding sequence ATGGCTTTTGAGGACCTGCTCGAGGATCCGGTAATCCAGAAATATTTGCACGAGCTGGTCGGTCCCAAGGGGATGCCCGTCGCTGCGGCACCGCCGGACGGCGAAGTGACCGACGAGGAGCTCGCAGAGGAACTGGACCTCGAGTTGAACGACGTGCGGCGCGCGCTGTTCATTCTGTACGAAAACGATCTCGCCACGTATCGGCGACTGCGCGACGAGGATTCGGGGTGGCTGACCTACCTCTGGACGTTCGAGTACGACAACATTCCGGAGAATCTCGAGGAGGAGATGTACCGGCTCCACGAGGCGCTCGACGACCGCCGAGAGTACGAGCGAAACCACGAGTTCTACCTCTGCGAGATCTGTTCGATCCGGTTCGAGTTCGGCGAAGCGATGGACTTCGGCTTCGAGTGTCCGGAGTGTGGCTCGCCGCTTGAATCGATGGATAACGACCGCTTGGTCAACGCGATGGACGACCGCCTCGCGTCGCTCGAGGACGAACTCAACCTGGACGCCTAA
- a CDS encoding MBL fold metallo-hydrolase: protein MTTDISCSPVRADDALSRIHRLEFDVPWPPKHVAAYLLDGPEPILIDAGAPDDAGEAELREGLEAVGFEPADIDHVLVTHVHSDHIGQLPSLRAADATVHVPRTGLSRLDRDLETAREGFHEMTTAAGYVGDERTEVVEEELEELHRDRRLVEPETARAVEPNATVTIGDQEFETFETPGHAVDHLCFETTVAGTTVLFSGDALIEPFRAGAFQVGLDRGADEAIDAYYEAMERLTETTATHVFPGHGPTFEDPQRTVGTTRDRLDALLEETRAATAAIEPATALEIAEERAGNVRHMAPVLDTIGALGTLENRDDVTYETDDGVRYYETA, encoded by the coding sequence ATGACGACCGACATTTCTTGCAGCCCCGTTCGAGCCGACGACGCTCTCTCGCGGATCCATCGCCTCGAGTTCGACGTTCCCTGGCCACCGAAACACGTCGCCGCCTACCTCCTCGACGGGCCGGAACCGATTCTGATCGACGCGGGCGCGCCGGACGACGCGGGCGAGGCGGAACTGCGCGAGGGACTCGAGGCCGTCGGTTTCGAGCCGGCCGATATCGACCACGTGCTCGTGACCCACGTTCACAGCGACCATATCGGGCAGCTACCGTCTCTCAGAGCGGCCGACGCGACGGTTCACGTCCCCCGAACCGGGCTGTCCAGACTCGATCGCGATCTCGAGACCGCCCGCGAGGGCTTTCATGAGATGACGACGGCAGCGGGCTACGTGGGCGACGAGCGCACGGAAGTCGTCGAGGAGGAACTCGAGGAGCTGCACCGCGATCGGCGGCTGGTCGAACCCGAGACCGCCCGCGCGGTCGAGCCCAACGCGACGGTCACGATCGGCGACCAGGAGTTCGAGACGTTCGAAACGCCGGGCCACGCAGTCGATCACCTGTGTTTCGAGACGACGGTCGCGGGGACGACGGTCCTCTTTTCGGGCGACGCGCTCATCGAGCCGTTCCGTGCCGGGGCCTTTCAGGTCGGGCTCGATCGGGGTGCCGATGAGGCCATCGACGCCTACTACGAGGCGATGGAGCGGCTGACCGAGACGACTGCCACTCACGTCTTCCCCGGCCACGGCCCGACCTTCGAGGACCCCCAGCGGACCGTCGGCACGACGCGCGACCGACTCGACGCGCTCCTCGAGGAGACGCGAGCGGCGACCGCGGCGATCGAACCCGCCACGGCGCTCGAGATCGCCGAAGAGCGCGCCGGCAACGTTCGGCACATGGCACCGGTGCTCGACACGATCGGAGCGCTCGGCACGCTCGAAAATCGGGACGACGTAACGTACGAAACCGACGACGGCGTCCGGTACTACGAGACGGCGTAG